A single region of the Lysinibacillus sp. B2A1 genome encodes:
- a CDS encoding alpha/beta hydrolase produces the protein MIERQSTIPDYLTQQMTSKFTDYRYTINIYVPQDEAPEEGFPVLYVLDGSSYFQLVKEAVRLQSRNAPKTGVLPAIVVGIGHESDMQERRFYDFTGQAETYIYPARFKGKGYERHGGAENFSRFLEEELKPEILANLPINKEQQTLFGHSLAGYFVLWQLFHQSSSYQRYIAISPSIWWNEHELLRFASALDNQEIQARLFIGVGELETFMVDDAQKIANRLQNDMDISFYEGLEENHASIVPTIMSRAIRFVNKNK, from the coding sequence ATGATTGAAAGACAATCGACAATACCCGATTATCTAACACAGCAAATGACCTCCAAATTTACTGATTATAGGTATACAATCAACATCTATGTACCTCAGGATGAGGCGCCAGAAGAAGGCTTTCCTGTGTTATATGTATTAGATGGATCGTCCTATTTCCAGCTTGTAAAGGAAGCAGTGCGTCTGCAAAGTCGGAATGCCCCTAAGACAGGTGTATTACCAGCAATCGTTGTTGGCATTGGTCATGAATCTGATATGCAGGAACGACGTTTTTATGATTTTACGGGACAAGCTGAAACCTATATTTATCCTGCAAGATTTAAAGGAAAGGGCTATGAAAGACATGGTGGAGCCGAAAACTTTAGCAGATTTTTAGAAGAAGAATTAAAGCCAGAGATTCTGGCTAACCTCCCTATAAATAAGGAGCAACAAACACTTTTTGGACATTCACTAGCAGGCTATTTTGTGCTGTGGCAATTATTCCATCAATCGTCTAGTTATCAACGTTATATTGCTATTAGCCCTTCCATTTGGTGGAACGAGCATGAGCTATTACGTTTTGCATCAGCATTGGATAATCAGGAAATCCAGGCAAGGCTGTTTATCGGAGTGGGTGAGCTTGAAACCTTTATGGTGGATGATGCACAAAAAATTGCAAATAGATTACAGAATGACATGGATATCTCCTTTTATGAGGGACTTGAGGAAAATCATGCTTCCATTGTTCCAACTATTATGAGTAGAGCAATACGTTTTGTGAATAAAAATAAATAA
- a CDS encoding ABC transporter ATP-binding protein — MQTAFRMENLSSGYEQIRVFEGLNLTIEEGKITTIIGPNGCGKSTLLKTIGRILKKQQGTVYLQDQNMQNLSTKEIAKKLAILSQTPIAPGQLKVEELIAYGRYPHRNNVNRLTKKDEEMIEWALTVTNTIEFRDRDLAQLSGGQRQRVWLAMALAQETNILLLDEPTTYLDMAHQLEVLEIVKSLNEEHRCTIVMVLHDINHAARYSDHLIAMRQGVVMKTGTPQDILCVDVMRQVFNIDARIMEDPVTNTPVCYGYDVLKEVNQ, encoded by the coding sequence GTGCAAACTGCATTTAGAATGGAAAATTTATCTTCTGGCTATGAGCAGATTCGGGTATTTGAAGGTCTAAATTTAACAATTGAGGAGGGAAAGATTACAACCATTATAGGGCCAAATGGTTGTGGAAAATCCACATTGTTGAAAACAATCGGTCGGATATTGAAAAAACAGCAGGGTACGGTTTATTTGCAGGATCAAAATATGCAAAATCTATCTACAAAGGAAATCGCAAAAAAGCTAGCAATCCTTTCGCAAACACCTATTGCTCCTGGGCAGCTAAAGGTAGAGGAGTTAATTGCCTATGGTCGCTATCCGCATCGGAATAATGTCAATCGTCTGACAAAAAAGGATGAGGAAATGATTGAGTGGGCCTTAACCGTTACCAACACAATAGAATTTCGTGATCGAGACCTTGCACAGCTTTCAGGAGGTCAACGTCAACGTGTATGGCTGGCAATGGCACTTGCACAAGAAACAAATATTTTATTGTTAGATGAACCGACGACTTATTTAGATATGGCACACCAGTTAGAGGTGCTAGAAATTGTGAAAAGCCTGAACGAGGAGCATCGTTGCACAATAGTAATGGTCTTACATGACATTAATCATGCAGCGCGTTATTCAGACCATTTAATCGCAATGCGTCAGGGTGTTGTGATGAAAACAGGGACACCTCAAGACATATTGTGCGTCGATGTAATGCGTCAGGTATTTAACATTGATGCGCGCATTATGGAGGATCCTGTGACAAATACACCTGTATGCTATGGCTATGATGTGCTAAAGGAGGTTAACCAATGA
- a CDS encoding iron ABC transporter permease, translating into MTASILILFILGASYLHITNGVFNMSVMDVIKTLLRIEPNPKFDLVIFEFRLPRIVIAALVGVGLGMAGVVLQGITRNGLADPGILGINAGAGAAVVIFMFFFQLRLVTADISSWLSILMMPLFGFVGGAIAAILIFSFALKNGHLDMQRLILTGIAINSGFGALSLFLSLKMSAQDFESAAVWMAGSIYNANWIFVVTMLPWLILLGIYVHRKSYLLDYFQLEEDSITSLGIAVEKEKMKLLLASVGLVSACVSVSGSIGFIGLMAPHIAKQLVGIQHRYVMPVSALIGAGLLILADFIGKTVFAPSELAVGIVVSIIGIPYFLYLLVKSKA; encoded by the coding sequence ATGACCGCTTCGATACTTATTTTATTTATTTTGGGTGCCAGCTATCTTCATATTACAAATGGAGTATTCAATATGTCTGTAATGGATGTCATCAAAACATTACTGCGTATTGAGCCTAATCCAAAATTTGATCTTGTTATCTTTGAGTTTCGTTTACCACGTATTGTCATTGCAGCCCTTGTTGGTGTTGGCTTAGGTATGGCTGGAGTGGTATTACAAGGTATTACACGCAATGGTCTAGCGGACCCTGGAATTTTAGGGATCAATGCTGGAGCAGGAGCAGCTGTTGTTATATTTATGTTTTTCTTTCAATTACGTTTAGTGACTGCGGATATAAGTAGCTGGTTATCCATTTTAATGATGCCCCTATTTGGATTTGTTGGAGGGGCAATAGCCGCTATACTAATTTTTTCCTTTGCTCTAAAAAATGGTCACTTGGATATGCAGCGATTAATTTTAACTGGGATAGCTATTAATAGTGGATTTGGGGCATTATCGTTATTTTTATCATTAAAAATGAGTGCCCAAGATTTTGAATCAGCAGCAGTTTGGATGGCCGGCTCCATCTATAATGCTAACTGGATTTTTGTAGTAACGATGCTGCCGTGGCTAATCCTATTAGGCATTTATGTGCATCGAAAATCGTATTTACTCGATTATTTTCAGCTGGAAGAGGATAGTATTACTAGCCTAGGGATAGCGGTTGAAAAAGAGAAGATGAAGCTATTACTGGCAAGTGTTGGTCTAGTCAGTGCCTGTGTATCGGTATCGGGTAGTATAGGCTTTATTGGATTAATGGCACCTCATATTGCGAAACAGCTTGTTGGTATACAGCATCGCTACGTCATGCCAGTAAGTGCTTTAATTGGTGCTGGCTTATTAATATTAGCTGATTTTATTGGAAAAACAGTATTTGCCCCATCTGAGCTGGCAGTTGGTATTGTTGTCTCCATTATAGGAATTCCGTATTTCTTATATTTATTAGTGAAATCAAAGGCATAG
- a CDS encoding ferrichrome ABC transporter permease: protein MKKTNIMAFSILAASPFLIVMIALVSVMYGTKDISAITIWQAISAFDPSNVDHQIVRTGRIPRIAAVLLVGAFLAVAGAVMQGITRNYLASPSLMGVNDGSAFVITLAIVFFPGLPNYQMILLSMIGSALGAGIVFGFGSLIRNGLSPVRLAIIGTVIGTFLSSIATAIAMYFQVSQTVSVWYNTKVHMVDMDMLLLAIPFGLVGLVLALLSAKAITITSLGEDIAIGLGQKTTAVKIISMLAVVCLTGTAVALVGKIAFVGLVIPHITRFLVGVDYRFIIPCAAVIGSFFLALCDVLSRFVNFPFETPIGVLTALVGVPFFLYLVRKHGGEKRA, encoded by the coding sequence TTGAAAAAAACAAACATAATGGCATTTTCAATATTAGCGGCTTCTCCATTTTTAATTGTGATGATAGCATTAGTTTCCGTTATGTACGGAACAAAAGACATTAGTGCAATCACAATATGGCAGGCGATTTCTGCATTTGATCCCTCGAATGTGGATCATCAAATTGTTAGAACTGGTCGTATTCCTAGGATTGCTGCAGTTTTATTAGTGGGCGCATTTTTAGCAGTAGCTGGTGCTGTTATGCAGGGCATTACACGAAATTATTTAGCATCACCTTCCTTGATGGGTGTAAATGATGGCTCAGCATTTGTTATTACGTTAGCTATTGTATTTTTCCCAGGTCTCCCTAACTATCAAATGATTCTGCTTTCGATGATTGGCTCTGCATTAGGAGCCGGGATAGTTTTTGGATTTGGTTCATTAATTCGCAATGGTTTATCACCTGTACGATTAGCAATTATTGGTACGGTTATCGGTACATTTTTAAGTAGTATAGCTACTGCCATTGCAATGTATTTCCAAGTATCACAAACAGTAAGTGTATGGTATAACACGAAGGTACATATGGTGGATATGGATATGCTGCTGCTAGCTATCCCATTTGGCTTAGTCGGTTTAGTCCTTGCCTTATTATCAGCGAAGGCTATTACAATCACTTCTCTGGGTGAAGATATTGCTATTGGGCTTGGGCAAAAAACAACAGCGGTGAAGATCATTAGTATGCTAGCTGTTGTATGCTTAACAGGTACAGCAGTTGCGCTTGTCGGAAAGATTGCCTTTGTTGGATTAGTTATCCCACATATTACACGCTTCCTTGTTGGGGTAGATTATCGCTTTATTATTCCTTGTGCTGCGGTAATAGGATCGTTTTTCCTAGCGCTTTGTGATGTACTTAGCCGTTTTGTTAATTTTCCATTCGAAACGCCAATTGGTGTATTAACAGCATTAGTAGGAGTTCCATTCTTCTTGTATTTAGTTCGTAAACACGGGGGTGAAAAGCGTGCGTAA
- a CDS encoding iron-uptake system-binding protein, with product MNKYFKMCAPALLALSLAACGTDKAEESNASSNNTAETSATESQANEAKTQTITYLGEKYELPAKVNNIVAASLESMEDAAMLGIKPVGVLEIGGKIPSYLASEFEGAKLVGNKMEPNAEAILDLDPDVIVGTSKFPEETAEKLNKIQTMIPYSHISTNWKENLTLLAQLTGKEDDAKKIIADYDTKVADAQAKSKEQLTDKQVLVIRVRGGVMYIYPAGVYLNPVLYEDLGAPIPEILKTTKAQAELSLETLAQVNPDAIFLQFEESENADAPKALEDLQKNLIFASLKASQNNQIFVNAIDPLAQGGTAWSKVKFLDIAAEKLLK from the coding sequence ATGAATAAATATTTTAAAATGTGTGCACCTGCTTTATTAGCATTGTCTTTGGCAGCATGTGGAACAGATAAAGCAGAAGAGTCCAATGCATCTTCAAATAATACAGCTGAAACAAGTGCAACAGAATCACAAGCAAATGAGGCTAAAACTCAGACAATCACTTATCTAGGGGAAAAATATGAACTTCCTGCTAAAGTGAATAATATTGTAGCGGCAAGCTTGGAATCCATGGAAGATGCTGCGATGCTCGGTATTAAGCCAGTTGGAGTACTTGAAATTGGTGGTAAAATTCCTTCTTATCTTGCTTCTGAATTTGAGGGTGCTAAGCTTGTGGGGAATAAAATGGAGCCTAACGCAGAAGCCATTCTTGATCTTGATCCAGATGTAATTGTAGGTACTTCCAAATTCCCTGAAGAAACTGCTGAAAAGCTCAACAAAATTCAAACAATGATTCCATATTCACATATCTCTACAAATTGGAAGGAAAACCTAACATTACTTGCACAGCTTACTGGTAAAGAGGATGATGCTAAAAAAATCATTGCAGATTATGATACCAAGGTGGCTGATGCACAAGCTAAATCGAAAGAGCAGCTTACAGACAAACAAGTATTAGTTATTCGAGTACGTGGCGGAGTAATGTATATTTATCCAGCAGGCGTTTACTTAAATCCGGTTTTATATGAGGATTTAGGAGCACCAATTCCTGAAATTCTTAAAACAACAAAAGCTCAGGCTGAACTTTCTCTTGAAACATTAGCGCAGGTAAATCCAGACGCCATTTTCCTTCAGTTTGAGGAATCAGAAAATGCAGATGCACCAAAAGCATTAGAGGATTTACAAAAGAATCTGATTTTTGCAAGCTTAAAGGCATCACAAAATAATCAAATTTTCGTGAATGCAATTGATCCGTTAGCACAAGGCGGTACAGCTTGGTCTAAAGTGAAATTCTTAGATATTGCAGCAGAAAAATTACTTAAATAG
- a CDS encoding AraC family transcriptional regulator gives MDIKHLIDYYAHATVKFTDIFTNRMVPNQVDRGRTTAPGKCGLVVPLAGNASFSFNGVSYIMEPGMVIHAGPQMPIEIKVMGDQIWEYAVVHYYIPIEEINKYPLAKQHFLIDTGYHTKIIDYVQQLIESQSLPGNMAILKSKTLFMNLLETILISAKVKILDTASDIMEQALLYIHENYAKQISVSKIAEEFGVERRRFAYLFEQHTGMNPSTYLTEYRIRRAKDLLEYHDSTIAEVAECVGYVDCFYFSRVFKKCTGMSPTVYRKAIMEEAKYV, from the coding sequence ATGGATATCAAGCATTTAATTGACTACTATGCACATGCAACTGTGAAATTCACGGATATTTTTACAAATAGGATGGTGCCTAATCAAGTAGATAGAGGGCGAACAACTGCCCCTGGGAAGTGTGGTCTAGTTGTACCACTTGCAGGAAATGCTAGCTTTAGTTTCAATGGCGTATCATACATAATGGAGCCTGGTATGGTTATACATGCAGGACCCCAAATGCCAATTGAAATTAAGGTTATGGGTGATCAGATATGGGAATATGCGGTTGTTCATTATTATATCCCTATAGAAGAAATCAACAAATACCCTTTAGCAAAGCAGCATTTTTTAATTGATACAGGCTATCATACAAAAATTATAGATTATGTCCAGCAATTAATAGAGAGTCAATCATTGCCTGGAAATATGGCAATATTGAAATCTAAAACATTATTTATGAATCTCTTGGAAACTATCCTTATTTCGGCAAAAGTGAAGATTCTTGATACAGCAAGTGACATTATGGAGCAAGCTTTACTGTATATACATGAGAACTACGCTAAGCAAATATCAGTTTCAAAGATAGCCGAGGAATTCGGTGTAGAGCGTCGTAGATTTGCTTATTTATTTGAGCAACATACGGGTATGAATCCTAGTACGTACTTAACAGAATACCGTATACGGAGAGCGAAGGATTTATTGGAGTATCACGATTCTACGATAGCGGAGGTAGCAGAATGTGTAGGTTACGTAGATTGCTTTTATTTTAGCCGAGTTTTCAAAAAATGTACGGGAATGTCCCCAACTGTCTATCGGAAAGCAATAATGGAGGAAGCTAAATATGTATAG
- a CDS encoding sulfite transporter TauE/SafE has protein sequence MKQSFILIVTLIIVIGLFYTRLSLTLASIGIIAAFIGTLAGGGGLITIPAMMLVGIPIHTGIATNKFSTGIAALSSIFYLLYQQELRLASILKYVAIAFTGGVCGALLTVAMSEQIMNMIACILLILVLFLTLKRKEWTAQPDGNKTNQSYKQPFFISVYDGGFGPGSSTFSILHYLRQHYSYIKAVQLTRVLLFGSCTGAFLVYYQTGFIQWKYAIAMAIGSIIGSQLGLLVLPKVPMKAARILLTLIISLLLIQVIVKILTT, from the coding sequence ATGAAACAATCTTTTATTTTAATTGTCACTCTTATCATTGTAATAGGACTTTTTTATACGAGGCTTTCACTAACACTTGCTAGCATAGGAATTATTGCTGCTTTTATTGGTACCCTTGCTGGGGGTGGCGGGCTTATAACAATCCCAGCCATGATGCTTGTGGGTATACCTATCCATACAGGCATTGCTACAAATAAATTTTCTACAGGCATCGCAGCATTATCTAGTATCTTTTATCTCCTTTATCAGCAGGAGCTTCGCCTAGCTTCTATTCTGAAATATGTCGCTATCGCATTTACTGGAGGTGTTTGCGGGGCACTTTTAACAGTAGCCATGTCAGAGCAGATCATGAATATGATTGCTTGTATACTACTCATTCTCGTATTGTTTCTAACGTTAAAAAGAAAAGAATGGACTGCACAGCCAGATGGAAATAAGACAAATCAGAGCTATAAACAGCCATTTTTTATTTCGGTATATGATGGTGGTTTTGGTCCTGGCTCTTCAACCTTCAGCATATTACACTATTTACGCCAGCATTATTCTTACATAAAGGCTGTACAGCTTACACGCGTCCTTCTGTTTGGAAGCTGTACAGGGGCATTTTTAGTATATTATCAAACTGGTTTTATACAATGGAAATATGCAATTGCGATGGCGATCGGCTCTATTATTGGCTCACAGCTAGGACTTTTAGTTTTACCAAAAGTCCCTATGAAAGCGGCGAGAATACTACTAACACTAATCATTTCATTGTTGCTTATTCAAGTTATAGTAAAAATTTTAACTACTTAG
- a CDS encoding DUF4440 domain-containing protein, with the protein MTYQQALAQYITATNSHDFNHVKEILHPQAVYWFTDKTCTTLEDIGNYFNHAWKVIEQEVYSATDVQWLTVDEKSATCIYTYHYEGYHHGKFVSGSGRATNIFIKENNKWKLIHEHLSS; encoded by the coding sequence TTGACGTATCAGCAAGCTTTAGCGCAATATATTACAGCTACGAATTCCCATGATTTTAATCATGTAAAGGAAATATTGCATCCACAGGCGGTCTATTGGTTTACCGATAAAACATGCACAACCTTAGAGGATATAGGCAATTATTTTAATCATGCATGGAAGGTAATCGAGCAAGAAGTATATTCGGCTACCGATGTACAATGGCTGACGGTGGATGAAAAATCTGCTACCTGTATTTATACATACCACTATGAAGGCTACCATCATGGAAAATTTGTATCAGGTAGCGGAAGAGCTACAAATATATTTATAAAAGAAAATAATAAATGGAAGTTAATTCATGAACATCTAAGTAGTTAA
- a CDS encoding EamA family transporter, which produces MAMSIVGSSVVAGKLIIQSFPLFLANELRFLVASAILVPLWMKVEGFSVLDRKDYLSIFLQALFGVFLFNVLMLKGLSQTTAIEAGIITSTLPASTAVLSVLLLKESFTRNIGFGVLMAVFGTVLINITSLSTINLTSLVGNVLILGAICCESLFIIFGKSHSRRVSALTVATMVSCFGAVLFFPFAIAESRSFAFKEVTFAEWGLVVYFGIIVTVLAFILMQQGLARISATSAGILTSFLPISSIVLSSLFLGEKISFFQCGGFVFILGALYLLSRPSTQIQMEESQ; this is translated from the coding sequence CTGGCGATGAGTATTGTTGGTAGCTCGGTTGTAGCAGGTAAGCTCATCATACAAAGCTTTCCTTTATTTTTAGCAAATGAACTAAGATTTCTTGTGGCATCTGCTATTCTAGTACCTTTATGGATGAAAGTAGAAGGATTTTCAGTGCTGGATAGAAAAGATTATTTATCTATCTTCCTACAGGCATTGTTTGGTGTCTTTCTGTTTAATGTTCTAATGCTCAAGGGTCTTTCACAAACGACAGCTATCGAGGCAGGTATTATTACAAGCACACTGCCAGCATCTACAGCTGTTTTGTCAGTTCTTCTATTAAAGGAAAGTTTTACGAGAAATATCGGGTTCGGTGTACTAATGGCTGTTTTTGGGACAGTATTAATAAATATTACTAGCTTATCTACGATAAATTTAACCTCATTAGTTGGTAATGTTCTTATTTTAGGAGCTATTTGTTGTGAATCATTATTTATCATATTTGGTAAATCTCATTCTAGGAGAGTAAGTGCTCTTACCGTCGCTACAATGGTAAGCTGCTTTGGAGCGGTGTTATTTTTCCCTTTTGCTATAGCTGAAAGTCGCTCCTTTGCCTTTAAAGAAGTAACTTTTGCTGAATGGGGGTTAGTAGTCTATTTCGGAATCATTGTAACTGTACTGGCATTTATTCTTATGCAGCAAGGGCTTGCAAGAATTTCTGCTACATCAGCAGGTATCCTAACAAGTTTTTTACCGATTAGCAGTATCGTGTTATCTTCGTTATTTTTAGGAGAAAAAATTTCATTCTTTCAATGTGGAGGATTTGTATTTATTTTGGGAGCCCTTTATTTACTGTCAAGGCCATCGACTCAGATTCAAATGGAAGAATCTCAGTGA
- a CDS encoding proline dehydrogenase — translation MRNAEELVKQALKSAARNEQTKYAIQQSAELYPLLWKAAKRYVTGEKRQEAIRIAQDFISKDYQISLEFIGENTKDIVECQKAKEELLQLIEDTGTISFNQTVSFDLSHIGLSVNADLAYLHLQELAQKAQLHGITLMISMEESSKTSSIIEIYKKIAMQYPNIGITLQAHLYRTEVDIEQLIQYPGRIRLVKGAFQESDDIAMARSKELNERYLHFVEQLLEANHPISIATHDEALILEMEKLQYFQQPNVEIEMLYGVQPALIQQLKKNRYRCRIYLTYGTEWFLYLCHRIAEYPENLYLAVTDIINPSILENSEDY, via the coding sequence ATGAGAAATGCAGAGGAATTAGTGAAGCAAGCCTTAAAATCAGCAGCAAGAAATGAGCAAACGAAATATGCCATTCAGCAATCAGCGGAGCTTTACCCGTTATTATGGAAGGCGGCAAAACGTTATGTTACTGGTGAAAAGAGACAGGAGGCGATAAGAATTGCTCAGGATTTTATCTCAAAGGATTATCAAATATCATTAGAATTTATTGGTGAAAATACAAAGGATATCGTGGAATGTCAAAAGGCGAAGGAAGAACTTTTACAGCTTATAGAAGACACGGGGACTATTTCATTCAACCAAACAGTATCGTTTGATTTATCTCATATTGGCCTTTCAGTAAACGCAGATCTTGCCTATCTACATTTACAAGAGCTTGCACAGAAAGCACAACTGCATGGTATTACGTTGATGATTAGTATGGAGGAGTCCTCCAAGACAAGCAGCATTATCGAAATCTATAAAAAAATAGCTATGCAATATCCGAATATAGGGATTACGCTACAAGCTCATCTTTATCGTACAGAGGTGGATATTGAACAGTTGATTCAATATCCAGGAAGAATAAGGCTGGTAAAAGGTGCTTTTCAGGAGTCAGACGATATTGCGATGGCAAGATCAAAGGAATTAAATGAACGTTATCTTCATTTTGTTGAACAGTTACTAGAAGCAAATCATCCAATTTCAATCGCTACACATGATGAGGCACTTATTTTAGAAATGGAGAAGCTTCAATACTTTCAACAACCAAATGTGGAGATAGAGATGCTATATGGTGTACAGCCAGCATTGATACAGCAATTAAAAAAGAACAGGTACCGATGCAGAATTTATTTGACTTATGGAACTGAGTGGTTTTTATACCTATGCCACCGTATTGCAGAATATCCTGAAAATTTATATCTTGCCGTAACTGATATAATTAATCCATCAATCTTAGAAAATAGTGAGGATTATTGA
- a CDS encoding GntR family transcriptional regulator, producing MLWIPIDRSSAIPLNRQVYQQIREKILSGELQAGVRLASTRELSSELHVSRNVILEAYDQLLAEGFLFAQRGSGTFVAEGASLTKADTPQEIQEVDHKHAKNDIINFRSGIPALDLFPRKTWAKLSHQLWSDSESTNLGYDLPEGRLELRQILAHYLKRTRGVQCHPEQIIITSGATQAMTLVSRLLLSPNDIAIMEDPITNDIQTIFTSSGATIYPIPVDEDGMKTTLLPENIEPKFIFLTPSHQFPLGGALPIQRRIQLVQYARKYHCYLIEDDYDSEFRYEGLPVSSLQGLDPEHVLYIGSFSKILSPALRIGYIVLPTHLIEKCRQVKWFTDLHTPSLEQLTLARFISEGYLERHIAKMKKFYKRQRNFLIQCLHTAFSTNIKILGYSTGMHLVAEFKDIHFSQEILLKIEQFGVKVYPVEDHTIVKGNYYNRIIIGYGHLKQEEIEEGVERLLRALNSTVK from the coding sequence TTGTTATGGATACCGATTGACCGTTCCTCAGCTATACCTTTAAATCGGCAAGTCTATCAGCAAATTCGTGAAAAAATTTTAAGTGGCGAACTGCAAGCAGGCGTAAGGCTTGCATCAACACGTGAGCTTTCTTCTGAGCTACACGTTTCAAGAAATGTCATATTGGAGGCCTATGATCAACTTTTAGCTGAAGGTTTTTTATTTGCACAGAGAGGTTCGGGTACATTTGTTGCAGAGGGGGCCTCTTTAACAAAAGCAGATACCCCACAAGAAATACAGGAAGTTGATCATAAACATGCAAAGAATGATATCATTAATTTTCGCTCAGGAATCCCAGCACTAGACCTCTTCCCTCGCAAAACCTGGGCAAAGCTCTCACATCAGCTATGGAGTGATAGCGAATCAACAAATTTGGGCTATGATTTACCTGAGGGTCGTCTAGAATTAAGACAAATATTGGCTCACTACTTGAAAAGAACGAGGGGAGTACAATGTCATCCAGAGCAAATTATCATAACATCTGGTGCTACACAAGCAATGACTTTAGTTTCCAGATTACTTTTATCGCCCAATGATATAGCCATAATGGAAGATCCCATTACGAATGATATTCAAACAATCTTTACATCCTCTGGTGCTACGATTTATCCCATTCCTGTTGATGAGGATGGAATGAAAACTACTTTATTGCCAGAAAACATAGAGCCAAAATTTATATTTCTCACACCCTCACACCAATTTCCGTTAGGTGGTGCATTACCAATACAGCGCAGAATTCAACTAGTCCAATATGCAAGAAAATATCATTGTTACTTGATTGAGGATGATTATGATAGTGAATTTCGCTATGAGGGCTTGCCTGTAAGCTCCTTACAAGGATTAGATCCAGAGCATGTACTTTATATTGGTTCCTTTAGTAAGATTCTCTCTCCAGCACTACGCATCGGATATATCGTTTTGCCGACACATCTTATTGAAAAATGCAGGCAGGTGAAATGGTTTACAGATTTACATACGCCCTCTTTAGAACAACTTACTCTGGCACGTTTTATAAGCGAAGGCTACTTGGAACGCCATATTGCAAAGATGAAGAAATTTTATAAAAGGCAACGTAACTTTCTTATACAATGTTTACATACAGCTTTTTCTACTAACATAAAAATACTTGGTTACTCTACAGGTATGCATTTGGTTGCCGAATTTAAGGACATTCATTTTTCTCAAGAGATATTGTTAAAAATCGAACAATTTGGAGTTAAAGTATACCCAGTGGAGGATCATACCATTGTAAAGGGAAACTATTATAATCGAATAATTATTGGCTATGGACATTTGAAGCAGGAGGAAATTGAAGAGGGTGTGGAAAGACTTTTGCGAGCACTGAATTCAACAGTAAAATAA
- a CDS encoding activator of Hsp90 ATPase 1 family protein, whose product MLATIHKQQNHYIVKFSRSLPYPTETVWAALTENDKLQKWMSNLEVINLQKNGKIHFNMNDGTDVFLEIRITDYAAKEVLEFDWGNDKVRFELSPTDNGSVLLLAESIEELTDHTPKDLAGWHICLDLLSDLLNGTIHENFPMEEWQKQFTEYKQLVAEVEKI is encoded by the coding sequence ATGCTTGCTACAATTCATAAACAACAAAATCATTATATCGTCAAGTTCAGCCGCTCATTACCATATCCAACGGAGACGGTTTGGGCTGCTTTAACGGAAAATGACAAGCTTCAAAAATGGATGAGTAACTTAGAAGTCATCAATCTACAGAAAAATGGTAAAATCCATTTTAATATGAATGATGGCACAGATGTCTTTTTAGAAATCCGTATTACAGACTATGCAGCAAAAGAAGTGCTTGAATTTGATTGGGGCAATGATAAGGTCAGATTTGAGCTATCCCCTACAGACAACGGTTCCGTACTCCTACTAGCAGAATCAATTGAAGAATTAACAGACCATACTCCTAAAGATTTAGCTGGTTGGCATATATGCTTGGATCTGCTGTCAGACTTATTAAATGGAACGATACATGAGAATTTTCCAATGGAAGAATGGCAAAAACAGTTTACAGAATATAAGCAGCTTGTAGCGGAAGTAGAAAAGATTTAA